One region of uncultured Sulfurimonas sp. genomic DNA includes:
- the accA gene encoding acetyl-CoA carboxylase carboxyl transferase subunit alpha → MATYLDFEHKIKFIQEDIISARVRHNEGEVEKLQANLDKEVSKIFSNLSPFQKLQLARHIDRPYALDYINLIMRDKYEIHGDRHFRDDAAIVCYIGYIGDEKVVVIGEQKGRGTKNKIRRNFGMPHPEGYRKALRAAKIAEKFKLPLLMLVDTPGAYPGLGAEERNQSEAIARNLLELAELDTETISIVIGEGGSGGALAIGVADKFAMMRYSVFSVISPEGCSAILWNDPKKAEAATNAMKITSSDLKELGLIDDVIDEPLIGAHRDKESAAAAMSEYFLTNLKSLREMSKDERMDARYNKLVGIGAYSE, encoded by the coding sequence TTGGCAACATATTTAGACTTTGAACATAAAATTAAATTTATTCAAGAAGATATTATATCTGCTCGTGTTCGTCATAATGAAGGTGAAGTTGAAAAACTCCAAGCAAATTTGGATAAAGAAGTTTCAAAAATTTTTAGCAACCTTTCTCCTTTTCAAAAATTGCAACTTGCTCGTCATATAGATAGACCTTATGCACTTGATTATATCAATCTAATCATGCGTGATAAGTATGAAATTCATGGAGATAGACACTTTCGTGATGATGCTGCTATTGTTTGCTATATTGGTTATATAGGCGATGAAAAAGTTGTTGTTATTGGAGAGCAAAAAGGACGTGGAACTAAAAATAAAATTAGAAGAAATTTTGGTATGCCTCATCCAGAGGGTTATAGAAAAGCTCTTCGTGCAGCTAAAATAGCAGAAAAATTTAAACTTCCTCTTTTGATGCTTGTTGATACACCAGGTGCATATCCAGGTCTTGGTGCTGAAGAGAGAAATCAAAGTGAAGCAATAGCTAGAAATCTTTTAGAGCTTGCAGAACTAGACACTGAGACAATATCTATAGTTATTGGAGAAGGTGGAAGTGGTGGTGCACTTGCTATTGGTGTAGCTGATAAGTTTGCAATGATGCGTTACTCTGTTTTTAGTGTTATCTCTCCTGAGGGATGTTCTGCTATTCTTTGGAATGACCCTAAAAAAGCTGAAGCTGCTACAAATGCTATGAAAATTACAAGTAGTGATTTAAAAGAACTTGGTCTTATAGATGATGTTATTGATGAGCCTCTTATTGGTGCGCATAGAGATAAAGAGAGTGCTGCTGCTGCAATGTCTGAATATTTCTTAACAAATTTAAAATCACTTAGAGAGATGAGTAAAGATGAGCGTATGGATGCTAGATACAACAAACTAGTAGGAATTGGCGCTTACTCAGAGTAA
- the murD gene encoding UDP-N-acetylmuramoyl-L-alanine--D-glutamate ligase, with the protein MQKISLFGYGKTTKAIAKVAKNAVFYDDKCTKPFRDEDGFMVKPSNEFSAKYSQLEIPSPGIPPSNPLITRAKNLISEYDYFAKTSPLKIWISGTNGKTTTTQMMQHLLESKGSQAGGNIGIPLAELSMDAKMWILETSSFTMHYTNIATPNIYVLLPLSPDHLSWHGNMDEYIKAKLKPIHSMKEGEVAIIPDAYKDIKTNAHIVSYKDETSLASIFDIEIEKVNFKGAFLADALLAMAVEKILFDRVDYDKINSFVLDPHRQEELIDAKNRLWVNDTKATNIDASIAALKRYKEFSIHLILGGDDKGVDLNELFVYLQKINVRIYNIGSNKNKLSKLAQEYKINFELCLNLADAISKIDANLKENEVALLSPAAASLDEFSSYAQRGEQFKEAIYNIS; encoded by the coding sequence ATGCAAAAAATTTCTTTATTTGGTTACGGCAAAACTACTAAGGCTATAGCAAAAGTAGCAAAAAACGCTGTTTTTTATGATGACAAATGCACTAAACCTTTTCGTGATGAAGATGGTTTTATGGTTAAGCCATCAAATGAATTTAGTGCAAAATACTCACAACTTGAGATTCCATCACCTGGCATCCCTCCATCAAATCCACTTATAACTAGAGCTAAAAATCTTATCAGCGAATATGACTACTTCGCAAAAACTTCGCCTCTTAAAATTTGGATAAGCGGAACAAATGGAAAAACTACAACTACTCAAATGATGCAACACTTACTAGAATCAAAAGGCTCTCAAGCAGGTGGAAACATTGGAATTCCTTTAGCTGAGTTAAGCATGGATGCTAAGATGTGGATTTTAGAAACTAGCTCTTTTACTATGCACTATACAAATATAGCTACACCAAATATCTATGTACTACTTCCTCTAAGTCCAGATCACCTTAGTTGGCATGGAAATATGGATGAATATATAAAAGCCAAATTAAAACCTATACACTCTATGAAAGAGGGAGAAGTAGCTATTATTCCAGATGCTTACAAAGATATCAAAACAAACGCTCATATTGTCTCATATAAGGATGAAACTTCTTTAGCATCTATTTTTGATATAGAGATAGAAAAAGTAAACTTCAAAGGTGCATTTCTCGCAGATGCCCTTTTAGCTATGGCAGTTGAAAAGATACTTTTTGATAGAGTTGATTATGATAAAATAAACTCTTTTGTACTTGATCCACATAGACAAGAAGAACTTATAGATGCCAAAAATCGTCTATGGGTAAATGACACTAAAGCTACAAACATAGATGCAAGCATAGCAGCTCTTAAGAGATATAAAGAGTTTTCTATTCATCTAATACTTGGCGGAGACGATAAGGGAGTTGATTTAAATGAGCTTTTTGTATATTTGCAAAAAATAAATGTTCGCATCTACAATATAGGAAGCAACAAAAATAAATTATCAAAACTAGCACAAGAGTATAAAATCAATTTTGAATTATGTTTAAACCTAGCAGATGCTATATCTAAAATAGATGCAAATCTAAAAGAAAATGAAGTAGCCCTACTCTCTCCAGCTGCTGCTAGTCTTGATGAATTTAGCTCCTATGCACAAAGAGGCGAGCAATTTAAAGAAGCTATCTATAACATAAGCTAG
- a CDS encoding EAL domain-containing protein: MINQKNILKLKEDELNDITEFEKLENELYLFKKSFESLNESVVITKAADDQPTVYVNPAFELLSGYSEEEVLGKNLRFLNEKNREQPELELIRNALKKQQPIQTELKNYRKDGSEFISHMSINPIFDDNNQLTHFVGIQKDITKDKELLNQLKLQSESLEKSLAGIDIVDKNGLFVYVNPSHLKMWGYEDKSELIGKSAFSHHFDSEMPKKIIEQVDLNQELIVEFLALRKDGTTFDALMAMKKIKDHDDNVFYLSSILDITKMKEKEKQLRQSVTVFECTTEGVMITDTESIILDVNEAFIEITGRERSEVVGKTPSILKSGRHDHLFYEQMWDSILNNGTWKGEIWNRRKNGEIYPQWLNISSVKNKLGKIESYVSVFSDISSLKETKKKLDFLAHHDHLTELPNRILLKVRLEHTLSIGKRNKNLTAVMFMDIDNFKHINDSYGHTLGDALLVEVANRLDNLKREDDTLSRIGGDEFVVAMNHFKSIEQVTHVVQNIMELFEKSFIIEEKEFWITVSMGISIAPDDGNSPEILIKNADTAMYEAKDNGKNTFKFYNDKMSASSFERVVFETALKNAIINNEFEVYYQPQEELNGTNTIIGLEALVRWNHPSLGIISPDRFISIAEETKMILQIGEIVLKQACKDIKKWKDEGLCRGRIAVNVSGVQLEHSDFAEIIKENLKNYEVDPSMLEVEVTESMVMKNPERWISILEEIRQIGVCISIDDFGTGYSSLSYLRRLPAHTLKIDKSFIQDIPYENDACAIVNAIINMANSLGLDTLAEGIETIEQRNYLIEKGCKYAQGYLLSKPMNGEDTYKWLKNQ, encoded by the coding sequence ATGATTAATCAAAAAAATATTTTAAAATTAAAAGAAGATGAGTTGAACGATATAACAGAATTTGAAAAGCTTGAAAATGAGTTGTATTTATTTAAGAAAAGTTTTGAGTCATTAAATGAAAGTGTAGTTATTACAAAAGCCGCAGATGATCAGCCTACTGTATATGTAAATCCTGCATTTGAACTTCTTAGTGGTTATTCTGAGGAAGAGGTTTTAGGTAAAAATCTACGTTTTTTAAATGAAAAAAACAGAGAACAACCTGAGTTAGAACTTATTAGAAATGCTTTAAAAAAGCAACAACCTATTCAAACTGAGTTAAAGAATTATCGTAAAGATGGGAGTGAATTTATATCTCACATGTCAATTAATCCTATTTTTGATGATAACAATCAGTTAACTCACTTTGTTGGAATACAAAAAGATATAACAAAAGATAAAGAACTTCTCAATCAACTTAAACTACAATCAGAATCTCTTGAAAAATCACTTGCAGGTATTGATATTGTCGATAAAAACGGTCTTTTTGTTTATGTAAATCCGTCTCATCTTAAAATGTGGGGATATGAAGATAAGAGTGAACTTATAGGAAAATCAGCATTTTCTCATCACTTTGACTCTGAGATGCCAAAAAAAATCATAGAACAAGTAGATTTAAATCAAGAGCTTATTGTAGAGTTTCTTGCATTACGCAAAGATGGAACTACTTTTGATGCTTTAATGGCAATGAAAAAAATCAAAGACCATGATGATAATGTTTTTTATTTAAGCTCTATTCTTGATATAACTAAGATGAAAGAAAAAGAAAAGCAACTCCGACAATCTGTTACTGTATTTGAGTGTACTACAGAGGGAGTAATGATAACTGATACGGAATCCATTATACTTGATGTAAATGAAGCATTTATTGAAATAACTGGACGTGAACGTAGCGAAGTTGTTGGTAAAACTCCATCGATTTTAAAATCAGGAAGACATGACCATCTTTTTTATGAACAGATGTGGGATAGTATTTTAAACAATGGTACATGGAAAGGTGAGATTTGGAATCGTCGCAAAAATGGAGAAATCTATCCTCAGTGGTTAAATATAAGTAGTGTTAAAAATAAACTTGGCAAGATTGAGAGTTATGTTTCAGTTTTTTCAGATATCTCATCACTTAAAGAGACTAAAAAGAAACTTGACTTTTTAGCACATCATGACCATTTAACAGAATTGCCAAACCGTATTTTACTTAAAGTAAGACTTGAACATACCTTAAGCATAGGTAAGAGAAATAAAAATTTGACAGCTGTAATGTTTATGGATATTGATAATTTTAAACATATTAATGATAGCTATGGACATACTTTGGGAGATGCACTCTTAGTAGAAGTTGCTAATCGTTTAGATAATCTCAAAAGAGAAGATGATACTTTGTCTCGTATTGGGGGAGATGAGTTTGTAGTGGCAATGAATCATTTTAAATCCATAGAACAAGTAACCCATGTAGTGCAAAATATAATGGAATTATTTGAAAAGTCTTTTATTATAGAAGAAAAAGAGTTTTGGATTACTGTGAGTATGGGAATAAGTATAGCTCCAGATGATGGTAACAGTCCAGAGATTTTGATAAAAAATGCTGATACGGCTATGTATGAAGCAAAAGATAATGGTAAAAATACATTTAAGTTTTACAATGATAAGATGAGTGCTAGCTCATTTGAGCGTGTTGTTTTTGAGACGGCTTTGAAAAATGCTATTATCAATAATGAATTTGAAGTATATTATCAACCTCAAGAAGAACTCAACGGCACAAATACTATCATAGGACTTGAAGCTTTGGTAAGATGGAATCACCCTTCTTTGGGAATCATCTCTCCTGATCGGTTCATTTCAATTGCAGAAGAAACAAAGATGATTTTACAAATAGGAGAGATTGTTTTAAAGCAGGCCTGTAAAGATATCAAAAAATGGAAGGATGAGGGTTTATGCAGGGGACGAATAGCTGTAAATGTTTCAGGTGTACAACTTGAACACTCTGATTTTGCTGAAATTATAAAAGAGAATTTGAAAAATTATGAAGTTGATCCATCTATGTTAGAAGTTGAAGTAACAGAATCAATGGTAATGAAAAATCCTGAGAGATGGATTAGCATACTTGAAGAGATTAGACAAATAGGAGTTTGTATCAGTATTGATGACTTTGGAACAGGTTACTCATCTTTAAGTTATCTAAGACGTCTTCCTGCACATACTCTTAAAATTGATAAAAGTTTTATTCAAGATATACCATATGAAAACGACGCCTGTGCTATTGTAAATGCGATTATAAACATGGCTAACAGTCTAGGCTTGGATACATTAGCTGAGGGTATTGAAACTATTGAACAACGTAATTATTTGATAGAAAAAGGATGTAAATACGCTCAAGGATACTTACTGTCTAAACCTATGAATGGCGAAGATACTTACAAATGGTTAAAAAATCAATAA
- a CDS encoding beta-ketoacyl-ACP synthase II, with protein MRRVVVTGIGMINAVGNDKETAFKAICEGECGIDKITLFDASEYAVQIAGEVKNFDPSTVMSPKEVKKADRFIHLGLKAAQEAMEDANISDDTDMDRFGISAGSGIGGLPAIEKNSIIIETRGPRRISPFFIPSALVNMLGGFVSIEHGTKGPNLSSVTACAAGTHAISEAVKTIMCNGADKMLVVAAECAITGAGVGGFAAMKALSTRNDDPKTSSRPFDADRDGFVMGEGAASLVLEEYEGAVARGAKIYGEIIGFGESGDANHITTPSLDGPARAMRAAYNMAGKPKVDYVNAHGTSTPINDKNETAAVKELLGGKENCPPVSSIKGQIGHCLGAAGGIEAVTCLMAMRDGIIPPTINYTTPDENCDLDYVANASRKAELNVVMSNSFGFGGTNGVLIFKKI; from the coding sequence ATGAGAAGAGTAGTAGTAACTGGTATAGGTATGATAAATGCAGTAGGTAATGATAAAGAGACTGCCTTTAAAGCTATTTGTGAAGGTGAATGTGGAATAGATAAAATTACACTATTTGATGCTTCAGAATATGCTGTTCAGATTGCTGGTGAAGTAAAAAACTTTGATCCTTCAACTGTAATGTCTCCTAAAGAGGTTAAAAAAGCTGATAGATTCATTCATCTTGGGCTAAAAGCGGCTCAAGAAGCTATGGAAGATGCAAATATTTCTGATGATACTGATATGGATAGATTTGGTATTAGTGCTGGATCTGGAATAGGTGGTCTTCCTGCTATTGAAAAGAATTCTATTATTATAGAGACTCGTGGACCTCGTAGAATATCTCCATTTTTTATTCCATCGGCTCTTGTAAATATGTTGGGTGGTTTTGTTTCTATAGAACATGGAACAAAAGGACCTAATCTTTCAAGTGTAACAGCATGTGCAGCTGGTACACATGCAATCAGTGAAGCTGTAAAGACAATCATGTGCAACGGTGCAGATAAGATGCTTGTTGTTGCCGCAGAATGCGCGATAACAGGTGCTGGTGTAGGTGGTTTTGCTGCTATGAAAGCACTATCTACTAGAAATGATGATCCAAAAACATCTTCTCGTCCATTTGATGCAGATCGTGATGGTTTTGTTATGGGCGAAGGAGCAGCTTCTTTGGTTCTTGAAGAGTATGAAGGAGCCGTTGCTCGTGGTGCTAAAATCTATGGAGAAATTATAGGTTTTGGTGAGAGTGGAGATGCTAATCATATTACAACACCAAGCCTTGATGGTCCAGCGCGTGCTATGAGAGCTGCATATAATATGGCAGGCAAACCAAAAGTTGATTATGTGAATGCACATGGAACAAGTACTCCTATTAACGATAAAAATGAAACAGCTGCTGTTAAAGAACTTCTTGGTGGAAAAGAAAATTGTCCTCCAGTGAGTTCAATAAAAGGTCAGATTGGTCATTGTCTTGGTGCTGCTGGTGGTATTGAAGCCGTTACTTGTTTAATGGCTATGAGAGATGGAATTATCCCTCCAACAATAAACTACACTACGCCAGATGAAAATTGTGACTTAGATTATGTTGCCAATGCTTCTAGAAAAGCTGAATTAAATGTTGTTATGAGTAACTCATTTGGTTTTGGTGGAACAAATGGTGTTCTAATTTTCAAAAAAATCTAA
- a CDS encoding CorA family divalent cation transporter: protein MKNIKNLMDDLHLEDLRNESHPSIFDENEDYDMLILRMPIFLNELSAKSLGFVISKEDSYFYNRQINDFEKLNGRFEGPYKILDDLTDKMLKSFAKYQDEVADMEELLYVGKIKDDFMNTWLGLKLEILRIERILIKAANAIDEFVEFHKNTETFPINHYVDLYEHLERTVRSSALQLSKLDYLYSFYNAKSNDKMNRMIYLLTIISAIFLPLNLVVGFFGMNTSGLPFAEGNFGTYNAIVIMTSLVIITSSIVYFWRKRVEK, encoded by the coding sequence ATGAAAAATATAAAAAACTTAATGGATGACTTGCATCTAGAAGACCTTAGAAATGAGTCGCATCCTTCAATCTTTGATGAAAATGAAGATTACGATATGCTCATCTTACGAATGCCTATTTTTTTAAATGAGTTAAGTGCTAAATCATTAGGCTTTGTTATTTCAAAAGAAGATAGCTACTTTTACAATAGACAAATAAATGATTTTGAAAAATTAAATGGACGTTTTGAAGGTCCATATAAAATACTAGATGACCTTACAGATAAAATGTTGAAATCTTTTGCTAAGTATCAAGATGAAGTTGCAGATATGGAAGAGTTGCTTTATGTGGGTAAGATAAAAGATGATTTTATGAATACTTGGCTTGGACTTAAACTAGAAATACTACGTATAGAGAGAATATTAATAAAAGCAGCAAATGCTATAGATGAATTTGTAGAGTTTCATAAAAACACTGAAACTTTTCCAATAAATCACTATGTGGATTTATATGAGCATCTAGAAAGAACAGTCCGCTCTTCCGCTTTACAACTTTCAAAACTAGACTACTTGTATAGTTTTTATAATGCTAAATCAAATGATAAGATGAATCGCATGATTTATCTTTTAACAATTATATCAGCTATCTTTCTTCCTCTTAATTTGGTAGTTGGTTTTTTTGGTATGAACACAAGTGGATTACCATTTGCTGAAGGAAACTTTGGTACATATAATGCAATAGTAATTATGACTTCTTTAGTAATTATCACATCATCTATTGTGTATTTTTGGCGAAAAAGAGTAGAAAAGTAA
- the gpmI gene encoding 2,3-bisphosphoglycerate-independent phosphoglycerate mutase, translating into MSKKAILVITDGIGYSAKTEHNAFHNATKPNYDKLFEKTPHSLIETSGLSVGLPEGQMGNSEVGHMSIGSGRVLYQDLVKISLSLSENTLEENSVLQNLFKASDRLHLIGLMSDGGVHSHIDHFMGLADIAAKKGKKVFLHLITDGRDVSPTSVQKYLEIVKNHLNENVQIATISGRFYAMDRDNRWPRIQRAYEAIVDASPKTDFEPAGYIGSSYALGETDEFVEPTAFEGYDGVKDGDSVLTINFRSDRMRELVTALGSKDFEQFSRNQKVLNLATMTEYDKSFSYPVLFRKDSPKNTLAEVISANGLRQLHTAETEKYAHVTFFLNGGIDEPYENETRVLIPSPDVKTYDMKPQMSAPEVGEVVLKAMDEEYDFVVVNFANGDMVGHTGDEKAAMIAVSSVDEQLGKIIQKAKEKDYALLITSDHGNCEEMKDDDGNILTNHTVGKVWCFVVADGVTKVESGGLNNIAPTILKLMDIEIPSEMDHSLI; encoded by the coding sequence TTGTCAAAAAAAGCCATTTTGGTAATAACAGATGGAATAGGATACAGTGCTAAAACAGAGCATAACGCATTTCATAATGCTACAAAACCAAATTATGATAAATTATTTGAAAAAACTCCACACTCTTTGATAGAAACTTCGGGACTTAGTGTAGGATTGCCAGAGGGGCAGATGGGTAACTCTGAAGTTGGTCACATGAGTATAGGAAGTGGAAGGGTTTTGTACCAAGATTTAGTAAAAATTTCACTCTCTCTTAGTGAAAATACTTTAGAAGAAAATAGTGTACTTCAAAATCTTTTTAAAGCTTCAGATAGATTGCATCTAATAGGTTTAATGAGTGATGGTGGCGTCCATTCTCATATAGATCACTTTATGGGTTTAGCAGATATTGCAGCAAAAAAAGGTAAAAAAGTATTTTTGCATCTTATAACTGATGGTAGAGATGTCTCTCCAACTTCTGTACAAAAGTATTTGGAAATCGTAAAAAATCACTTAAATGAAAATGTTCAAATAGCTACAATCTCAGGACGCTTTTACGCAATGGATAGAGATAACCGCTGGCCAAGGATACAAAGAGCTTATGAAGCCATAGTAGATGCTTCTCCAAAAACAGATTTTGAACCTGCTGGCTACATAGGTTCATCATATGCGCTTGGTGAAACTGATGAGTTTGTTGAACCTACTGCTTTTGAAGGTTATGATGGTGTAAAAGATGGAGATAGCGTTTTAACCATAAACTTTAGAAGTGATAGAATGAGAGAGTTGGTAACTGCTCTTGGAAGTAAAGATTTTGAGCAATTTTCAAGAAATCAAAAAGTGTTAAATTTGGCAACTATGACAGAGTATGACAAATCTTTTTCTTATCCTGTTCTTTTTAGAAAAGATTCTCCTAAAAATACACTAGCTGAAGTTATTTCTGCTAATGGTTTAAGACAACTTCATACTGCTGAAACTGAAAAATATGCTCATGTTACATTTTTTCTTAATGGTGGCATAGATGAGCCTTATGAAAACGAAACTAGAGTTCTTATACCATCTCCTGACGTAAAAACTTACGATATGAAACCACAGATGAGCGCACCAGAAGTTGGTGAAGTTGTTTTAAAGGCTATGGATGAAGAGTATGATTTTGTTGTTGTAAACTTCGCAAATGGTGATATGGTAGGACATACTGGAGATGAAAAAGCTGCAATGATTGCTGTTTCTAGTGTGGATGAACAACTTGGAAAAATCATCCAAAAGGCAAAAGAGAAAGATTATGCATTGCTTATTACATCGGATCATGGAAACTGTGAAGAGATGAAAGATGATGATGGAAACATATTAACAAATCATACAGTTGGAAAAGTATGGTGTTTTGTGGTAGCAGATGGTGTTACAAAGGTAGAATCAGGTGGTTTAAACAATATCGCTCCAACTATTTTAAAATTAATGGATATAGAAATACCATCAGAGATGGATCATAGTCTAATATGA
- the fabG gene encoding 3-oxoacyl-ACP reductase FabG, translating into MKFSGKNVLVTGSSRGIGAEIAKTLASYGLKVWINYRSGAKEADAVKESIEASGGKAAVIGFDVSDEAAFIDAIKTIVDSDGELSYLVNNAGITNDKLALRMKTDDFMSVINANLTSCFIGCREAMKVMRKKKFGSVVNIASIVGETGNGGQTNYAASKGGVIAMSKSFAIEAATSGIRFNTVTPGFIATEMTDALSDEIKENFTSKIPMKRFGEAKEVAEATAFLLSDHSSYITGETLKVNGGMNMA; encoded by the coding sequence ATGAAATTTAGTGGAAAAAATGTTTTAGTTACAGGTTCAAGTCGTGGTATTGGTGCAGAGATTGCAAAAACTTTAGCATCTTATGGTTTAAAAGTTTGGATTAACTATAGAAGTGGTGCAAAAGAAGCAGATGCAGTTAAAGAAAGCATTGAAGCATCTGGTGGAAAGGCCGCAGTTATAGGTTTTGATGTTAGTGATGAAGCTGCATTTATAGATGCTATTAAAACTATAGTAGATAGCGATGGCGAACTTTCTTACCTTGTAAATAATGCTGGTATTACAAATGATAAACTTGCTCTTCGTATGAAAACAGATGATTTTATGAGTGTTATAAATGCTAACCTTACTTCATGTTTTATAGGATGTCGTGAAGCTATGAAAGTTATGAGAAAGAAAAAGTTTGGTTCAGTTGTAAATATAGCATCTATAGTAGGGGAAACTGGTAATGGTGGACAAACAAACTATGCAGCTTCTAAGGGTGGTGTTATAGCTATGAGTAAAAGTTTTGCAATAGAAGCAGCTACAAGCGGAATCCGTTTTAATACAGTTACCCCTGGTTTTATAGCTACTGAAATGACAGATGCATTAAGTGATGAAATTAAAGAAAATTTCACTTCTAAAATTCCTATGAAACGTTTTGGAGAAGCAAAAGAAGTGGCGGAAGCTACGGCATTTTTGTTGTCTGATCATTCTAGTTACATTACAGGTGAAACCTTAAAAGTTAATGGTGGGATGAATATGGCATAA
- the mraY gene encoding phospho-N-acetylmuramoyl-pentapeptide-transferase, with product MLYELYELLNINILGYITIRAGISFFIALSFTIFLMPVFIKWAQKTSSVQPINEWAPDSHQQKAKTPTMGGIVFITATILASLLTIKFSNMFALGALLTLILFALIGFQDDFAKIKKSENLAGLKARTKLALQVIAALVVTSFLCLMADFNTDLYVPFVKTPIFDMNIYSILFWCIVIVSTSNAVNLTDGLDGLATVPSLAALASFSIIIYITGHATISSYLLMPNFDVGEVAIVAAALMGALTGFLWYNCHPAEVFMGDSGSLTVGAFLGYLAIISKSEILLLLIGSIFVIETVSVILQVGSYRFRKKRVFLMAPIHHHFEMKKWAENKIIVRFWIIAILSNLVALITLKIR from the coding sequence TTGCTGTACGAGCTTTACGAACTACTAAACATAAACATACTTGGATATATTACTATTAGGGCTGGAATATCTTTTTTTATAGCTCTATCTTTTACTATATTTTTAATGCCAGTATTTATAAAATGGGCGCAAAAAACTTCAAGTGTTCAGCCTATTAATGAGTGGGCACCTGACTCCCACCAACAAAAAGCTAAAACTCCGACGATGGGTGGTATTGTTTTTATAACTGCTACTATTTTAGCTTCTTTACTAACTATAAAATTTTCAAATATGTTTGCTCTAGGAGCTCTTTTAACATTGATTCTTTTTGCTCTTATAGGTTTTCAAGATGACTTTGCAAAGATAAAAAAGAGTGAAAATTTAGCAGGATTAAAAGCAAGAACAAAACTTGCTCTTCAAGTCATCGCCGCATTAGTTGTAACGAGTTTTTTGTGTCTTATGGCTGATTTTAACACAGATCTTTATGTTCCCTTTGTCAAAACACCAATTTTTGATATGAACATCTACTCTATTTTATTTTGGTGTATTGTTATTGTATCAACCTCAAATGCAGTAAATTTAACAGACGGCTTAGATGGTCTTGCCACTGTTCCTTCTCTAGCTGCTCTTGCATCTTTTAGTATTATCATCTATATCACAGGTCATGCAACTATAAGTTCTTATCTTTTAATGCCAAATTTTGATGTTGGAGAGGTTGCCATTGTAGCTGCTGCACTTATGGGAGCTTTAACTGGTTTTTTGTGGTACAACTGTCACCCAGCAGAAGTGTTTATGGGAGATAGTGGTTCTTTAACTGTCGGTGCATTTCTTGGCTACTTAGCTATCATTTCAAAGAGTGAGATTTTGCTTCTTCTTATTGGTTCTATATTTGTTATAGAGACTGTTTCTGTTATTCTTCAAGTAGGAAGCTACAGGTTTCGCAAAAAAAGAGTTTTTTTAATGGCACCTATACATCACCATTTTGAGATGAAAAAGTGGGCTGAAAACAAGATTATAGTCAGATTTTGGATTATCGCGATTCTTTCAAATCTAGTAGCACTCATAACTCTAAAGATTCGTTAG
- the acpP gene encoding acyl carrier protein yields the protein MALLEDIKEVVVEQLSVNPDEVKEDAKFVEDLGADSLDVVELVMALEEKFDIEIPDDEAEKIQTVKDVVDYIESK from the coding sequence ATGGCACTTTTAGAAGATATTAAAGAAGTAGTAGTTGAGCAATTAAGCGTTAACCCAGATGAAGTTAAAGAAGACGCAAAGTTTGTTGAAGATTTAGGTGCTGATAGCCTTGACGTTGTTGAATTAGTAATGGCTCTTGAAGAGAAATTTGATATTGAAATCCCTGATGATGAAGCAGAGAAAATTCAAACTGTAAAAGACGTTGTAGATTACATAGAAAGCAAATAG